The following are encoded together in the uncultured Sphaerochaeta sp. genome:
- a CDS encoding RNA-binding protein, whose translation MAKKIYVGNMSYRTTEEELRDLFAQYGTVLSANIIIDRETRRPKGFAFVEMEEDASADAAISELDGKDFGGRNLRVNEAIAKPRPAHGSYRH comes from the coding sequence ATGGCAAAGAAAATTTATGTCGGAAACATGAGTTACCGGACAACCGAAGAAGAACTTCGGGACCTGTTCGCACAGTACGGTACTGTACTCAGTGCCAATATCATCATTGACCGCGAAACCCGACGCCCCAAAGGGTTCGCCTTCGTGGAAATGGAAGAGGATGCATCTGCCGATGCTGCGATTTCCGAGCTGGATGGCAAGGATTTCGGGGGGAGAAACCTTCGTGTGAATGAAGCGATCGCAAAACCCAGACCGGCACACGGCAGTTATCGCCACTAA
- the groL gene encoding chaperonin GroEL (60 kDa chaperone family; promotes refolding of misfolded polypeptides especially under stressful conditions; forms two stacked rings of heptamers to form a barrel-shaped 14mer; ends can be capped by GroES; misfolded proteins enter the barrel where they are refolded when GroES binds) produces MAKQLQFNEEARKSLVAGVEKISRAVMATLGPKGRLVVLDKKFGAPTVTKDGVSVAREIELENPFENMGAQLLKEVATKTNDVAGDGTTTATVLAWSIIKEGMKSVAAGVNPMGIRRGIDKAVADAVAEIKKQAKMIKDKEEIAQVASISANNDRTIGDEIANAMEKVGLDGVITVEESKTIETTTDFVEGMQFDRGYLSAYFCNNRDTMTALLDDPFILIYDKKISNMKELLPVLEKVAQASKPLLIIAEDVDGEALATLVVNSVRGILNVVAVKAPGFGDRRKAMLEDIAILTGGEVISEELGLKLENADLSQLGRAKSIKVEKENTTIINGNGKQSDIKDRIAQIKAQIGDTTSDYDREKLQERLAKLAGGVAVLNVGAATEVELKEKKHRVEDALSATRAAIEEGVIPGGGVALIQAVQVMDKMDISKFTEDEQVGYKIVRRALEEPIRQIAQNAGLDGSLIADKCKHEKPGIGYDAESGKWVNMSESGIIDPVKVTRSALQNAASIASLILTTECVVTDIPEPTAPAAPGPEGMGGMM; encoded by the coding sequence ATGGCAAAACAATTGCAGTTCAATGAAGAGGCACGCAAGTCCCTAGTGGCTGGTGTTGAAAAGATCTCCCGCGCAGTAATGGCAACGCTTGGCCCGAAAGGTCGCCTGGTTGTTCTCGACAAGAAGTTCGGTGCTCCGACTGTCACGAAAGATGGTGTTTCCGTAGCACGTGAAATCGAACTGGAGAACCCGTTTGAAAACATGGGTGCTCAGCTTCTCAAGGAAGTTGCAACCAAGACCAACGATGTTGCAGGTGATGGTACCACCACCGCTACCGTTCTTGCCTGGTCCATTATCAAGGAAGGCATGAAGAGTGTGGCCGCAGGTGTAAACCCAATGGGTATTCGCCGTGGTATCGACAAGGCTGTTGCTGACGCTGTTGCCGAGATCAAGAAACAGGCTAAGATGATCAAGGACAAGGAAGAGATTGCACAGGTCGCTTCCATCAGTGCAAACAATGATCGCACTATTGGTGATGAAATCGCCAATGCGATGGAAAAGGTTGGTCTGGACGGAGTAATAACCGTTGAAGAGTCCAAGACCATTGAGACCACCACTGATTTCGTGGAAGGAATGCAGTTCGATCGTGGCTATCTCTCTGCATATTTCTGCAATAACCGTGATACCATGACCGCTCTTCTTGATGATCCTTTCATCCTTATTTATGACAAGAAGATCAGCAACATGAAAGAGTTGCTTCCTGTGCTCGAGAAGGTTGCCCAGGCAAGCAAGCCGTTGCTCATCATTGCAGAGGATGTGGATGGTGAAGCTCTTGCAACATTGGTTGTAAACAGTGTCCGTGGTATCTTGAATGTAGTTGCTGTAAAGGCTCCTGGATTCGGAGACCGTCGTAAGGCAATGCTTGAGGATATTGCTATCCTCACCGGTGGCGAAGTCATCAGTGAAGAGCTTGGCCTGAAACTTGAGAATGCTGATCTTTCCCAACTTGGACGCGCAAAGAGCATCAAGGTTGAGAAGGAGAATACCACGATCATCAACGGGAATGGTAAGCAGAGCGACATCAAGGATCGTATTGCCCAGATCAAGGCACAAATTGGGGACACGACCAGCGATTATGATCGCGAGAAGCTCCAGGAACGTTTGGCTAAACTTGCCGGTGGCGTTGCAGTCCTGAATGTGGGTGCTGCTACCGAAGTAGAGCTGAAAGAGAAGAAACACCGAGTTGAGGATGCTCTTTCCGCTACTCGTGCAGCAATTGAGGAAGGCGTCATCCCTGGTGGTGGTGTTGCACTCATCCAGGCAGTCCAGGTAATGGACAAGATGGACATCTCGAAGTTCACTGAAGATGAACAGGTCGGATACAAGATTGTTCGTCGTGCACTTGAGGAGCCGATTCGCCAGATTGCCCAGAACGCTGGGCTTGATGGTTCACTCATTGCTGACAAGTGCAAACATGAAAAGCCGGGTATTGGTTATGATGCTGAGAGTGGCAAATGGGTCAATATGTCCGAAAGCGGCATTATTGATCCGGTTAAGGTCACCAGAAGTGCATTGCAGAACGCTGCATCCATCGCTTCTTTGATTCTTACCACTGAATGTGTTGTAACAGATATTCCAGAACCCACAGCTCCTGCAGCTCCAGGACCTGAGGGCATGGGCGGGATGATGTAA
- a CDS encoding DUF1653 domain-containing protein — protein sequence MVVPEDIQKGWYRHFKGGLYQVVDTVIESESLTTMVLYRPKDSDYLWVRPYQMFFSEVEREGITQKRFTYIGESLPE from the coding sequence ATGGTAGTCCCCGAGGATATACAAAAGGGTTGGTATCGGCATTTCAAGGGTGGGCTATATCAGGTGGTAGATACGGTCATTGAGAGTGAATCGCTCACCACCATGGTGCTCTACCGCCCTAAGGATAGCGATTACTTGTGGGTTCGTCCCTACCAGATGTTTTTCTCTGAAGTGGAACGAGAAGGAATAACCCAGAAACGGTTCACGTATATAGGCGAGAGCTTACCAGAATAA
- the yajC gene encoding preprotein translocase subunit YajC, protein MLSLISAMAAPETAGAAGSTGSMMTTFVTFGLIIVIFYFLIIRPQKKRDKETKEMLASIKKGDNRCCGERDYRGGQG, encoded by the coding sequence ATGCTTTCATTGATTAGTGCTATGGCAGCCCCTGAAACGGCCGGCGCCGCGGGTTCAACCGGTTCGATGATGACGACCTTTGTTACGTTCGGTCTCATCATTGTTATCTTCTATTTCTTGATTATCCGTCCGCAAAAGAAGCGGGACAAGGAAACCAAGGAGATGCTCGCCTCTATTAAGAAAGGGGATAACCGTTGTTGCGGTGAAAGAGACTACCGTGGTGGTCAAGGTTGA
- a CDS encoding DUF92 domain-containing protein, with protein MSDYANLVPPSGSLASLFNTFFFALPPAFWLLVGIMAVVATASYFAKQLTPGGAVAAFLIGFGTTWVLGFGALATLLLFFLSAGVLGKIAKRALAFDVMKIHKKGGRRDASQVYANGLMALVSALLYALNPSIPFLVMFGASVGEAASDTFASEVGILSKTKPVSIITGRPMTPGLSGAVSPLGLASGLLGAILIALCVWGCFLPVTGNSALYVSVIALSSFFGCLFDSVLGATVQAHYYDEVGDRITEHAVVDGRILPLERGIRWVDNDVVNLLSNVASALFGMSLTLIIG; from the coding sequence ATGAGTGATTATGCGAATCTGGTTCCCCCTAGTGGGTCGCTGGCATCGCTCTTCAATACCTTCTTCTTCGCGCTTCCTCCTGCCTTTTGGTTGTTGGTGGGTATCATGGCCGTGGTGGCAACAGCAAGTTATTTTGCCAAACAACTCACCCCTGGTGGTGCTGTGGCTGCGTTCTTAATTGGGTTTGGCACTACTTGGGTTCTTGGTTTCGGTGCACTGGCAACCTTGTTGCTTTTTTTCCTTTCTGCGGGGGTATTGGGAAAGATTGCAAAGCGTGCGCTGGCTTTCGATGTGATGAAGATTCATAAGAAGGGCGGAAGAAGAGACGCTTCACAGGTCTATGCCAATGGTCTGATGGCTCTGGTCAGTGCATTGCTCTATGCATTGAATCCTTCCATTCCCTTCTTGGTAATGTTCGGGGCTTCGGTAGGGGAGGCTGCAAGCGATACCTTTGCAAGTGAGGTTGGCATCCTCTCTAAAACCAAACCGGTTTCCATCATCACAGGGCGCCCCATGACCCCAGGCCTCAGCGGTGCGGTAAGTCCTCTTGGCCTTGCCAGTGGGTTGTTGGGAGCAATACTTATTGCGCTCTGCGTATGGGGGTGTTTCCTTCCTGTTACAGGTAACAGTGCTTTGTATGTTTCGGTTATAGCACTGAGTTCCTTTTTTGGGTGTTTGTTCGATAGTGTGCTTGGAGCAACTGTCCAGGCCCACTACTATGATGAGGTAGGTGATCGTATTACCGAGCATGCAGTAGTGGATGGAAGAATCCTTCCACTTGAGAGAGGTATCCGTTGGGTCGATAATGATGTTGTTAACCTGCTGAGCAATGTGGCCTCAGCCCTGTTTGGCATGTCACTTACCCTGATAATTGGGTAA